TTTAATAAAAAACTTGGCTGTAATgcgttggtttcattcacttttactTATCAGTATGGAGCTTGTATTGATCAGAACTAAGACTGAAGTGATGTATACTATAGGCCTTGCTAGACAATTTCCATTTAAGTGTTGTCCACTGTTCATCCAGAGAAGTGTCCACTAATATCTCTGTTTCTTTCCTTTTCTCAGTCCCACTACATTCAACCAGGTTACTAATATCTCTGTTTCTTTCCTTTTCTCAGTCCAACTACATTCAACCAGGGAAGCGTCCCCAATCGTCTACTGTACCACTTATAGCAGTCCATGAATCTCAGCCTTGTAATCCCATGATAGCTGTAGGTGGTGATGGTGGAACCATGATCACAACTGGTGTAGCACAAGTTTTCTTGGATATTCTATCGTATGGAAACCCTGTCAAAGAAAGCATAGATAAACCCAGAGTACATCATCAACTTATCCCTAATGAGGTGATTGTGGAAGGTGAGTGGATGGAATTCATGTGTGCCAGCTGCCCCTGGGTTAGTCTGAAAGATCCAAGTGTTGTTTCCGTATACCGGTATATAATTTGCTCCCTCATGTGGGGTTACTAAGCGAGTACAGTTTAACATATACGGACCAATGGCTGGACCCATTCAGACTAACCCCAGGACATGACATGGAAAATTATAAGAAAGGTTTGATCATTGTATTTTGAATGATAGTGTTAAAAATATGGAAATAATAAATGTGATTATCATAAAGCAAATGTCACATCTGTATCAACTCCATTGTAATTCAGTTAGAGACAGCGCCCTCATTGTAATTCAGTTAGAGACAGCGCCCTCATTCATGCAATAATTCGTTGTATTGCATCCAGGCACACTGCCCAAATAAGGTCAGTGGTGCAAATTGTTGAACCATCATTTTCTGTAAAAATAagcaaaataatattttctgaTTTGTTTTAACTctttatattgtttttaatttctatAGCTGATGTACCAGACACAGTTGTTGAAGGACTTGAAAGTCGAGGTCATCAATTGGAAACACGTCAACCATTGGGTAATGAAATCATGGCTGTTATGAAAAAGAATGATAAATTAACTGGATATGCAGATCCTAGAAAGAAAGGATCTGGAGCAGTGGTCTTttaatgtcaaaatgttttcccCATCATCATGTTATTCATTCTTGCAGATTAGAGTAATTGTTCTACATTTGTGTAAAATTTGTCTCTCAGGGTAACCCACGTTTATGTCGTAGCTAAGACaatatgtgttttttttctatgtaCATGCTGCACATGTGTGGCTTCCTAGGAATCCATTGGTCACATAACAATTTACATGGACAAAGTTCAGAGTgggaattattttgaaattttaccttgtaAGTTTTATAACTTCAGCATTCCAAACAATAACCTAGATCCAAGTGATACAAACAAAAGTGTACTCTCCAAAATAGTCACAGTGTCTCCCTCAAAACCCCTCCAAATACTGATGGTCACAGGACACATATTCTGAAATTAACACAATAATTCtcaaaaaattgtaaatttcatacatttaggcatttttgtaaaacatgttGACATGTTTCTTTGCAGAAACTCTTAGAAAGTGACTGATaatctgtttccatggcaacagcttaaaatagtaataaatgGAATATATAATGATGTGTGTATATATCTTTGTATAGAGACTAGgtatattttcaatatagtCTATGCAAACTCTACAGCTGTGTAAAATTGCAATGTTATAAATAATACACGATGATCTTTAATACTTATTTCTGATGGaatttactttgaaatattttatggtctttcttacatttatttcaaaacaatgctATATTTTTGTTAAGTTTTCAATACTACATTTAAGATACATGAGGCTGTGAACAATCATGgcaaacaattacatgtaaattgtgtcATTTAAGTTGCAAACTAAACCGGAGTTCCTCAATTATACAATTATTGCCTTTCTAtaagggcactagtagatgacTATTACTGTATGGGCTGTTACGTAATAAACTATTTCCCCCACGACAGCCGGTCAAGGGAAATAGTCATGACATAACAGTACAAGGGATTATATAACATCTACCAGTACCAGCTAGAataaagtgttttataacacgtCAAATTCATtcacatattctttccatagtgAAAGAAAATCACCGAAAAGACTCCCATGTTACATGACTACttccctagggaaaatagaatgtGACTAGTGCCCCCATTATGCAAATCAaagtcactagtccataccacatgATATGACTAAGCCAATTACAGAAGGCTATATGAAAATGGTGTGTTATAAAGGTTGTATACTTGGTTTGTTACTAAATGTACAGTAACAGTCCCATCTGATATTTTCATGTCCATACAATTAGATGGcttacaatatattttcttaaagtataatattttttattgattatttATATCTTGTTTTTTCTTTAAGTTAAGTCTACAAAATGCTGATATATTACAGTGCAATACAGGGCACACAAGCCAATGAatatactgaaataaaatatggaTTTATTCCCTGGTTATTCTaagtcactggttctgtggtgcttgaaatataaatcaaaacattCCCAAAAGTGTCATAAATATGTGTAAggatgtataattgtattttttccaatattctttcttcattcagtcagaaaattaTGACCCAAGGGTTTGTCACTGTGTCACTACTTGGTAATCaattcatagtgacaaggccccttatcagccaactcatattttccttggctgaacgtaGAAAAAATGGATGTGTTGACCATAATAAGGCATTGCATACATTTGATGTGTTGACTGTCTTTCAGCtaatttatttaattcaaaTAACCAATGTATTTGTTTCTAAGAAATTTATTATGCATAATTAAACCAAAACTTTTCTATATCGTAACATGCTATTGCAAGAAAAAATTGCACAATATAAAAACACTATTACAATTTATTGTCATGTATACAGGGTAATCCTTATAGGCTGTACAGCAGGAGAAGGGTTAAGTACaacaaattattaatattaatattaatatttcagtaTGAAGATTCCTGtttatcatatttgttttgtgttgatATGTTGAATTATTAGCATAGATGATGATGTGGTGAATATGGTAGAACCCAACGacgtgtgagtgcaagtgtggtgtacttgggaTATTTGCACGAcagcttgcagtgttctctggtTATACTTTCATTAATCTTGTAGTAAGACATTGGATCTGAATAAAAGTTCACATGTAATGAGTACCTATGTCTGGCtagcgcccccagtggcgaTCTTCAGCTGCCTTTGAAGCAGAATAgcttggagggggggggggggtctagaGGCTAGATGATATGTTCATGGACATAGTGattgaaagtgcagcagaaaacactgcaagcaaggatgtaaatatgaataccactgagtacccacactggcactcacacagACTTGGGTTCTGTTTTTATCACATATGTTTCTCCTAATAGTACTGATGTATTAAGTACTAAACTGGcacatatgtaaataatatattgaaatgttgtaTGTCAACCAAGAGAGTATTTATTGTCCTCAAATGATTACTAATTGAGCAAATTCATTAAAAGTCGATAGATTGAACGTTTATGTACCGTCCTAGCTTTGTCATCTGTAATGTACCACTGAATCATGGTTTTCTCATTTGTTGATCTGTGCAAGTTATACTGCAATGGTATTTCTATTCTATCAAAACAAGTTTATAGCTCTGTATTTCATCTATAGCAGCTGTAATGTGTGGTGTCAGagaataaatgtatataaaccaagacagatcaaaagctaCCCTTTGtactgtttgtgtgttataacctttgtaaatctaTCTTATTCTACTTCGGAATGTGGAGTTCAACATAGATTTGCATAACTTTGACTTTGAGGCAAATTGGCAGCCATGGAGTAATTATATCTCAAATCACCAGTACTATTGTCTATGCTTGCAATGgcaccctctctctctctctctctctctctctctctctctctctctctctctctctctctctctctctctctctctctctctctctctctctctctctctctctctctctctctctctctctctctctctctctctctctctctctctctctctctctctctctctctctctctctctctctctctctctctctctctctaggtGAGACATTCATTTTAATGGTGAGGTCTAGTAACGAAACATCTTAAATTTCTCTGTCAAACCGAGATTTAAagatttgtaaatgaaaacaaacttttaataTTAAAAAGAACACTTTAATGTCAGGTGTTTAAACGTGCATAGACAATTTTACTGCATCAGattattaacaaaatattcaaatacacaacggtaaataatgttaatttcataatatgtacatttcaataattgTAGATGATACATTGTGGTATTATCTCATTTACTTATTTCCCAGTACGCATGTCCGGATTCAGTATTTTTCGTTTTTTGACAAACACAATGTGTCGCATACACTTTTATTGTAAGTCACTGGCATCCCAATAAGTTCTGATCTCCACATTGgattttattaatttgtatgatgtcaaagttcacttgagtaaaaatgTTTTTCGTAAATAAATTTCTGCTCTGAAGCAGTTTTGTTTGTGAGTTCCTCGTTACTGGCTACAGTTTCATAGCGTGGGACCCCACAGCTTATGACTGTGTAAATCGGGCAACACCTTCATCTCATCTTGTATACCTACGCCAGGCTAATCGCTATCTTCGCGAGATCTCGTGGTATCGTCACGGTAAACATACTTTTAGGTTCAAAATTAGCTGGAAACTCAGGCAAACACGTCCAGGAGAGATCTTTGACATCAAAACACGCCACTTTATGCTCTCCAAGGTAATAAACTCGCCCTTGAAAACCAAGTGCTTCGCATCCTTCTTTGAAACCGAAATCTCTGATCGGCGCAGAACTCAACAAATtacgtgtgtttgtttgtggaTCGAATCTAAAAAGAAAGCAGTCGAATGGGATGGTGTTATCAATTATGTATATGACGTCATCAAGGAAACAGATGTGTGTACAACGTCCTGATGGCAAAACCTGTTCAGATGCGAAATTCTCTTCGTATTTCCCAGATTCAGTATTGTATCGCGCTAAATGATAGGTGTAACGCGATAAACTCCAGTCGCGACAaaacatgtaaatgacattgttgccatagcaacagtctCTCATCATTCTTGTTTCTACTTCTAAAGAAGACCAAGAGTTGTTTGTTAAATCATATTCGTAACCCCCTTGGTATCCATCTTGAAGAATATACAGTTTCTTTGTCTCAGTCGCTATAAGATGTGTTTTCCCCAAAGCTTTCCCATGAACAGGTCGAAGTCGCGTCCATTCTCCTAGGATTGTGTTGTAAGTGAAAAGTTTATAAGCCGATCCAACATCCTGTAAATCGCGAAGAAATTCACTTGTATCTTTGTCAAAGGGTCTATTTTTACCCCCTACGGCATATATGGTGTCGTCCCAAGCAGTGACGTCAACACATACATGACTTCCTCGCAAAGAAGGAGGTAACGTATCTAGCAATTTCCACGACTTCGTCCGTGAAtcgtaaaaataaattatgttacCTTGTCTTTGTGCAGGTGAAGTATGTTTATCTTTGTAACATCCAGCAACAGCGATGACTTCTCTAGTAAAACGCCCTCTGCCGTTCAAGTTGGAAACTTTTGAAAGATATTCGAGTGATAAATTTCGATTGTGACGTTTGCGTTTTTGGAAAGAGAGTACGCATTGTAACACACTGTAATTGCATCTTATATATTCATACGTTGTTTCCTTTAGTTCAGTTATATTGTAGATCTCTGCCAACTCAAGAAATATACTCCAATTTTCTAAATCGATGATTTTTTCGAACTCTTGCCAGACAGATGAAACGAGTAAAAAGTTAGCAGCCGGTATTATCTCTTCAAGTTTCGATTTACGAAATTCGAGTTTTCcaaaatacatgaaatgaagTAGGGTTTGTAAAGCATGCGCAGTCGGCGTGTCTCCTTTCATCTGAATCGTAGTGGGTTTTTCCTCGGAAGACACGGTTTCCTGTAGACCGCAATCAAACATTGCTTTGAAATATTCACTTTTGTTGCATAGTACATCTTTGTGAACTTGAAACAGACAACTGTTAACTTGTATATGTAAGTCAGTCGGCTGTGTTGGATTATTCGGGACATAAAAACTGGTTACGGACGACAAATCCAGGCCATGCTCGTCGACAGCTTTCCTGGAAATTTTGAGTTTTGGATTCCCATTTTCTTCCAATGTCGTACCCCTCCTTGGTAGAATAACCTATgattaaaagataaaataaatatcaatagaTGGGATAACAATCttcaaaattaaatgaaacTTATCAAAGATTATTATCTTCTTATCTTATTTCGGAATCACATTCGTGTGTACATCTATTTTCTTCAATTCTGGTGATTTTATTGGGACATGCAAAATCTGAATGATGTTACACATCAATGTGATATGATCCTAATCCGTACACTATATATTGTGAATACCAACCAAAATTTGTAGTGAATGAAAGAGATAGAAGTTGGGGGAGGGGCgggagatggggggggggcgctTGAGATGGATAGAGGTACACAGAGAGATATAGCAGTAAAGAGAGACATACCGAAAACGAGGGAGatagggagagggagagagagagagagagagagagagagacagacagacaaacagacagacagacagacagacagacagacagacaggcagacacacatatatatatatatatatatatatatatatatatatatatatatatatatatatatatatatatatatatatatatatatatatatatatatatacagttactTATAGGTTTACAACTCATACAGTACATTgcattacagtacatacattaccATTGATGGCATGTTAACTTTAAATCATTGAATATCATCATGTGGGATTGATCCAATCCAATCACTATGCTATCCAATGGTAACTTTAATGTAATTGATTAATACAATAAATCACTTTTTATGAAAAGACACAGTAGCGCACCATTTGTCACCACGTCAACCGTAGGGTATGTAAAATTGGACTGTATCTACTTAATGTTGTTGATATCAGTATGACATTCATGCATTGTATTATACGTGATATTATGACGTGTGTTACCACTGACAGCTATACAGTAGTATATGGTCCAGTCAGCTCAACTGTTATGACccttgttatcatcaatgtatgcatGCGACAACATGGGAATATGCATGAAATGATGACTCACAAGAGGTGACAATTTCTTTGAACTGTGACGTCACTAAAGACGTGACCCGACTATCAGAAAACGCGACATATATGGTCACGTGATGGCGGGCAGTGATCTTGCACTctaaattaatacatcattttctttattaataaaataatcaatatttcaacatgATCCTATTCATAGTCGAGGATTGAGTGTCGCGACGGTTTCATTATATTTGGTTGTAattactgtaaatattttaattttaacaatACATGCCATCAGAGCAAATTATGACTCGGCATTTTTAGACAATATGAggaaaattatgttttaaagGAATATCAGTGATGTCTATGGGGTGACTACATAGTTATTACGTGTATAGAGACAATAACTGGGATAGGTTTATAGGATATAAACCAGTACATGCCCAGTATTAGAATTCGAAATATGAAAGTATTTAAAGAAAATACGTAGGAGAAGTGAAATTTACAGAACATtaagtgaatatattttttaaaaaatattcattgattttaaCCCTGAATCAATTATATTAATTAAATATCCCAGTAAATCACACCTATTAATAAGCATACTATCATTACAGAATATTTCAGTAGAAAACTACAATTccaaattatgaataaaatattgccAAATATTTGACTGTTTAAAAAATCCCTCTAATTTGTTTGTCATTCAGACTCACCTGTTCATCGGGACTGTCGATAGCGTTGTCGACCTGAGATTTACGGTGGTATCCACGTCCGCAGAGTAGCGTTCTAAAGCAAGACATTGATTGTAGTGTGATCCGTTCACCTAGTCGATCACTTAATGAACGAGAAAGGCATACACTGAAGCAAAGTGGTAGCGTTTAGACTATACCTAGTGAAGACACTGTTTAGTGATGAGAGGAAGGCATTTCTCTTTCTAAAGCTCTAATATAACTAAGCTACGCGACGAGATTAACTCGGTAAATTAGAAACACATCAACCTTTGGTTGCCATTATTAATCACTGGTTCACCTGACTACGTACTTGTATAGCGTCATATTCACTGCCGGGGTCACCACAAGGCAATGAATATATAACAGCAAGTACGATTATTATAATGATCTGTATTAAACATCCACATATAATTATAGATAGAGGGATGAATTTAATACCCtactatctatctgtctgtctgtctgtctgtctgtctgtctgtctgtctgtctgtctgtctgtctgtctgtctgtctgtctgtctgtctgtctgtctgtctgtctgtctgtctgtctgtatgtctgtatgtctgtctgtctgtctgtctgtctgtctctttctagTAACAACAACGTATCCATCTCACCTTGCTCAAAAATAAGAACAAATAAAAGGATTGGAAAACAGAGAAGTACATAAAATGATTGTTACACATTAGTATCActtaatattacaaatattgcatACATGCATGGAAAACCTGTCCAGTTAACATTTGTGGTTCAATGTAAGTGAGTATAACTTGACGTCAAAGTAAAGGAAACGTGTACTCCAGGCAATATTCTACATGTCATACCAGACTAGTACACAACCTTCAAGCCATAAACTCCAAGGTTCGTCACATAAACTGTAACTCATAGTTTTTGCCAAATTAGTGAATCTCAGAAAGACGAAGATTTCATCATATTATTAAAATTCATTagagaaataaaaattaattaCATACAATGGAAGTTTAAATTCTCTTTGTTAATCTCAAGTCTTTCATTTCTTTTGATAAATTCCAATATGATGTTTTAAAAAATCCGAACAATGCGGAATTATTTGCTTAGACTTGGAAGTACCAAAAGTTAACACAATATGTTAATCTTTAAAGAACTACAAGGCCGAGTGGGTAACTTTTTTCAAATTCGTGTGAATTCATGAAATTATTACGATCTATAAATGAAGTCCTACATTCATATCATTTCCACGTCCTTCATTCATACTGTTTCATCAAATAATTAATCCACAATTTTGAACACGATGCCCATCCTATGTATGAGTAAACGACTGAAATATAAACATCTGCTTATGCAATACTATACCTAGAATTGAAATGGGTATAACCATGGAACCCGGATGTGTTAATCAGTTTAACGTATCATACCAATCTCAGATTGTGTTTGCTGTAAGACCTTGTAGTACTACTAGTAGAGAGAGCCACACCTTGAATTCTATACATggccacaggtactcgaatcaatgtgtagaaaaaaaaatgtattgtatataaataagacttatttatatacatatttttttttaaaatcatacatattgattcaAGTACCTGTGTACATGGCTATAGCGATAAGAGCGCAAAGCACAACTAAATAATGCAAAGCTCTTGACATTGTGATACTGGGTCGAAACGACTGCCTTGCCAGTACAACTGTGTACAAGTGAACTAAGTACTTCATTCTGGTCATTATTGAGAGGGTAACAGccatttatttataaaaactGTCGTAGAGATATTACATTTATAAATCGGATATGATTCACTTTCGATTCGacgttattattatttttataataaaCAGTTGATTTTACACTACACTCTGTGACGGTGATTTACCGATAAATCTGAAAAACTGAGACACTTTTGGGCTGTGACATAACACGGATCAACATAGGACTTTCCCCGGTTGTTTTCGATTTTCTCTTAATCAGTCATTAATTACATTGGTTACTAGGGAATATAGTCGAAATGAATCAGTGAAAAATTAGCTAGCTGTGACAAGTTTGAATAGTCTTCTCGGATGTGACGTGTGGAGTTATTACAATTATTAAACTAGGATATGAGTGAATGTTTTACTAACCAAACCAACTGTATGCATAGCTATAGCGTATTTCCAGTTCAGTTCATTgtgcttgtacatgtatgttgtacgttggggatggggtgggggtgggggtggtgggtATTAGTGTATTccttatatttgtacatatttagCAGACAGGTGAAGTATTTTGATTGGAATGAAGGAAAGTGACAAGACATCTACACCATCATTAGACACTATTCGTCGTTGTTGGCGCTCCTGTTTATAAAGACGTACATCTcgacaatcatcatcatcatcatcatcatcatcatcatcatcatcatcatcatcatcatcatcatcatcatcatcatcatcagcagcagcagcagcagcagcagcagcatcatcatcatcatcagcatcatcattaGCTGCAGCTGCATGCGCCACACCACCACCGCCGTCACATACACCCGCCATACATatcctacacacacacacacacacacacacacacacacacacacacacacacacacacacacacacacacacacacacttgcacaCTTCCTGAGTAACGACTTACAACATTcctattcttttgaattaaggtAGTTAAGTGTATAATGATATTGCATCGAAGACTGTTCTCTCtatagctctggatgtatatatatatatatataactcaggaagacgtgtcgaacctcgtagcatatatatatatatatatatatatatatatatatatatatatatatatatatatatatatatatatatatatatatatatatatatatatatatatgctacgaggttcgacacgtcttcctGAGTTATGTTCTCTCCAGTGAAATACTTATACTtatatgagtatatatatatataaagagcACCGACAATGTTGTCCACAACATAAACAATTAACCAACCAGCCAAACAATTGACAAATGACAGAATTGCAACATCTATTGGTCAAGTGATCATCGCACGGAAGTAAAAACGGAAGCCACGGCAAAATTTGAAATAGCTATGTATCCCTAGATATTCAGTTATGTACTAATGCAGGACGTCTGTCGATTAGTGGTTAAAGATTTACCTGGGGTTGAGGGTATTTGGTACATTATTAGTGTTCTACACAGTGAAGTGGATGGTAAATATTTACTTAGGTTAGCCCAGGCCTTTACTGCCAATGATATTTGAGGACTATATAAAGTGCACATATGGTGCACGTATGACGGACGTGGTGTTACAGAACACTTGACATTGTGAGGAACAAATGACTAACGCGATTTGCTGATTACAACATAACACACCtagtcattctcgcaaaccagatctgagctgttatttcttccgctacattTCGAAATTCAAGCCCTAAATTGTAAATGACTCCATCCACGGCCAGTGGGacggctcgttaagaacggtggCGTAATACAGGCCGTGGTTTCCGTCGATGTACCTATATAGTTCGAAAATTACTAGTTGATTTAGTCTACCCGGTTCGAAGGAAAATTACTAGAATAGTTGATTTAGTCTATCACAAGTTTGTGAACATAGGTTGTGATCTGATTACATGGTCATGAAACAAACACAcccaccccccccacacacaaatatatatatatatatatatatgaaacagtTAAACAAAATCTTCTGGCACCAAACAAGAGACACGTGACAATAAGAACAAGATAGTGAAAATAATAAGACCAATCATTATAAAGAGAGTTGATGACAAAGTTATCAGCTATAAAGTAATTGCTATTTGGTAAAGGTTTAATTTGACGACTATGCAATTACTAGATGTCATCTGTGTGATATAtgtgtcaaacaaacaaacaaacaaacaaacaaacaaacagatagacagacagacagacaaatcaacaaacaaacaaacaaacaaacaaacaaacaaacaaacaaacaaacacaataaaaaCACACTAGTTGGTGATTTGATCTATAttaaattttagaaataaatgaatttggTAACAAGAAAATTTGCTATGCGAAATTTTTAACTTCATATGTACGTTTTAAAATCATAGACcgtacacgtgtagggtctttGGTTTAATTTTCgtcaaataataatatacaatacgAGTGGGATACACCCGTCGAGAAAGCTGCGGTAGTGGTTTATGTTTCTTAGAAATCTTACAATAATACAAGATGAACTCTTACAAGTATCAAACTTTTGGCGGTTACATACTTGGATGTATGATAACACAACTATTTTTAGGTGCAGCGCGGAACTCTCAGCCAATCACACACAGTGTACGTACTGATACTGTCAGGATAACAATAGCGTACTAACTTCCGGGTTTTTCCCCTTCACGATCGTAGGGGGTCAAATCTGAATTCACTGTTCCCATTTCCGTGTAGAATTTCAATAACTGGAGGTCGCCTCTATGTACTTATGCCTGAATTTTCGTCTCTTCTATGACAATACTCACTATGTGAAATCACTTTAAAGTTTTAGCCATGTTTTCAATGCGAAACGCGCGGATTTCGAGGTCTCTGTGCGACAAACTTTCCGGATTAATTTTGCTGGTACTTATAACAGGGGTAAGTAAATTTGACCAAGTCCCATGTAATATATATCCTGTTAAACAATTAGTGTAACTTGAATTGATTTCGATGCTGTATATATCCAGTTAATTGCAGGTAAAATGTAGAAGCTGCGTATCTGGTGTGATCGGACAACACGGAACAATCCAGTGATTGTGTGTCGATGTGTCGCAacctttatattttctgaaaactTACTTCCTTGTACAGTTATGTATAGACGTCTATATAGTGTTTGGTtagtacgtacgtgtgtgtgcatgccaACAAAAGACCTCGATAAACGTTACTGCCT
This Glandiceps talaboti chromosome 13, keGlaTala1.1, whole genome shotgun sequence DNA region includes the following protein-coding sequences:
- the LOC144444807 gene encoding uncharacterized protein LOC144444807 yields the protein MSCFRTLLCGRGYHRKSQVDNAIDSPDEQVILPRRGTTLEENGNPKLKISRKAVDEHGLDLSSVTSFYVPNNPTQPTDLHIQVNSCLFQVHKDVLCNKSEYFKAMFDCGLQETVSSEEKPTTIQMKGDTPTAHALQTLLHFMYFGKLEFRKSKLEEIIPAANFLLVSSVWQEFEKIIDLENWSIFLELAEIYNITELKETTYEYIRCNYSVLQCVLSFQKRKRHNRNLSLEYLSKVSNLNGRGRFTREVIAVAGCYKDKHTSPAQRQGNIIYFYDSRTKSWKLLDTLPPSLRGSHVCVDVTAWDDTIYAVGGKNRPFDKDTSEFLRDLQDVGSAYKLFTYNTILGEWTRLRPVHGKALGKTHLIATETKKLYILQDGYQGGYEYDLTNNSWSSLEVETRMMRDCCYGNNVIYMFCRDWSLSRYTYHLARYNTESGKYEENFASEQVLPSGRCTHICFLDDVIYIIDNTIPFDCFLFRFDPQTNTRNLLSSAPIRDFGFKEGCEALGFQGRVYYLGEHKVACFDVKDLSWTCLPEFPANFEPKSMFTVTIPRDLAKIAISLA